AGCGGCCTTGCGGGACCGTGACCTCGACCCCCTGGAGAAGGACGCCCTGGAGCGGGCAGAGGACGTCCTTTCCAGGCTCACGCCAGCAGCTTCTCCTTGAGAGCGGCGTTGAAGGCGGGGAGGTCTTCCGGTACCCTGGAGGTGATGATGTTGCCGTCTATCACCACCTCGCGGTCCACGAAGTCCGCGCCCGCCTCCAGCATCTCCTCCCTGATCTTCGGGTAGCCTGTCATGGTGAGGCCCTTCACCAGGCCGGCCGCAGCCAGCAGCTGTCCCCCGTGGCAGATGGCCGCAAGGGGCTTTCCGGTGGCCGCGAAGTTGGCGACGAACGAGCGCGCCTCCTCGGACTTGCGCAGGTAGGCGGGGGACCTCCCCCCCGGGATGACCATGGCGTCGAACGAGGTGGGATCGAGTTCTCCGAAGGTGTTGTCGACCCTGATCACCGCGCCGTGCAGACCCTTGATTTCCCCGGTATCGGGACCGACGGCCACCACTTCCGCGCCCTCCTGCCGCAGGAAATCCATGGGCACCGTGGCCTCCTGGTCCTGAAATCCCTTTCCAATCACCATGACGACTCTTTTACCGCTTAGAACCATCTTAATGCCTTTCTCGAAAAATGCGGTCCGATCACCAATGTGGACTGATCTGGTAGAGCGTATGATAGGAACAAACAGTCCCGTGATCATCTATGATTCCCCCGGGGGAGTGCGGGAAACCCGGTAATGGGTCTTACTTCAGGATCCCTTCCAAAAAGATCGCGATGTACCTGTCCACGAGGTCCGTCAGCTCGACACCCTCGAGCTCGGGGTATCTGAAAACGTCCTTCTCGATCAGCAGATACCCCATCATGCCCATGAATGCGGAGGTGGCCAGGACCGGGTCCATATCCTCTTTGAGCAGCCCTTTCTCTTTCCACAACTCGACGCATTGCCTGACGAAATCTCGTGCCGGGTCGAGCATCTTTTCCAGGAAAGGGCTGGCGGCCTCCGGGTTCTTGACGGCTTCCCCGATGACCATCCGGATGAAATCCCAGTCGGAATAGAAGAAAAGGAACATGCCCCTGGCTATGAACTTGAGAGCGGTCTTGGGCTCCAGTTCCGGCATCAGCTCCCGCACCAGGTCTAAAGCCTGCATGGTCGTGGTATGTGCGTCCACCACTGCCTT
The Actinomycetota bacterium genome window above contains:
- a CDS encoding type 1 glutamine amidotransferase domain-containing protein; this translates as MVIGKGFQDQEATVPMDFLRQEGAEVVAVGPDTGEIKGLHGAVIRVDNTFGELDPTSFDAMVIPGGRSPAYLRKSEEARSFVANFAATGKPLAAICHGGQLLAAAGLVKGLTMTGYPKIREEMLEAGADFVDREVVIDGNIITSRVPEDLPAFNAALKEKLLA
- a CDS encoding TetR/AcrR family transcriptional regulator, which gives rise to MDEDEAVAKGGPAEAEMLSTRDKIVQAALEVFADKGLHGATVVEIAKAAGITGGALYRYFDSKEEIFKAVVDAHTTTMQALDLVRELMPELEPKTALKFIARGMFLFFYSDWDFIRMVIGEAVKNPEAASPFLEKMLDPARDFVRQCVELWKEKGLLKEDMDPVLATSAFMGMMGYLLIEKDVFRYPELEGVELTDLVDRYIAIFLEGILK